CCCCAGGCGTAGAGCACCTGCGCCTCGTAGCCCTCGGGCACGTGCAGGGCGTCGTCCACCGCGACCGGGACCGCACGGAACGAGATGACCGGCGAGAGCGCGCCGCGAGCCGCCGCACTCCCCGGAATCCCCAGAAAGGCCAGGCCGGCCGCTCCGAAGCCCGCCTGCAGGAGACGCCGGCGGTGACCGTCGACGTCCACCATGTCCCCGAACGGCGTGGTTTTCGATGGGTTCGATGCGAGGTCTTCCGGATCGTGCATGGGGATTCTCCGGTTCGGCGATGGGATCAGCCCGCGAGCACGCGCGCGTAGGCTTCGCGGTCCACGTTCTCTCCCGACAGCACGACCCCCACCTTGCGGCCGACGAGTTCGTGCCGTTCCTTCATGGCCGCCGCGACGGCGGCGGCGCCCGCGCCTTCGGCGACGTTGTGCGTGGTGGAGAACACGAGGCGCATCGCATCCGCGATCTCCTCGTCGGTGACTTCGACGATGCGTGCCACGTGCTGCCAGATCGTCTCGAGCGCCGACTTTTCCGGGACGCGGCACGCCAGGCCGTCGGCGATCTGCGTCTTCGCGGGTCTTTCGACGCACTCCTTGTATTCGAAGGAGCGGGCGTACGCCGGGGCTTCCGTCGAGCAGACGCCCACGATCTCCGTCGTGCGGCCCAGCGCTTCGCGTGCGGCGACGGCCCCGCAGATGCCCGAGCCGAGGCCGATGGGCACGTACAGCACGTCGAGATTCGGTACCGCGTGCAGCAGTTCCAGCGAATAGCTGGCCACGCCTCTCACCAGGAAGGGATGAAAGGACGACACCATGTGCAGGCGCTCCGCGTCGGCGAGCACCTGCGCGTGTTCCCGCGCTTCCTGGAAATCGTTGCCGTGCTCCACGAGCCGGGCGCCCAGCGCGCGCATGGCCTCGTTCTTCTCCCGGCTGTTGCCCAGGGGGACCACGATGGTCACCGGAATGTCGTGCTGGCGCGCGGCAAACGCGATGGACTGTCCGTGGTTGCCGCGCGTGGCGCTGATCACGCCTGCCGGCCTGGTGCCTGCCTGGACGAGTTCGTGAAAATAGACGAGTCCCCCCCGGACCTTGAACGCGCCGACGGGCGTGTGGTTCTCGTGCTTGACCCAGACCTCGGTGCCGACTCGCGCGCTCAGGAGCGGCCACGAGTACTGGGGCGTGGGTTGCATCGAGCGGTAGACGATGTCCGCGGATTTCTGCAGCTGGTCGAGAGTGGGCAGGCGCATGGTCGGTTCAGGCTGAGGGCATGGGACTATGGGCAATGGGCGAGAGGAAAGACACGGGGTACTAGCGCCGTCCCCGCAATGCGGTGTCGGACACGAACGGGTTGGATTTTCTCTCCTCGCCGAACGTGGAAGTGGGGCCGTGCCCCGGTACGAACGTCACGTCGTCGCCGAGCGGCCAGAGCTGTCCGGTGATCGAATCGAGGAGCGTGTCCATGTCGCCGCGCGGAAAATCCGTGCGCCCGATGGAACCCGCGAACAGCACGTCGCCCACGAAAGCGACCCGCGCTGCGCGGTGGAAGAAGATCACGTGTCCGGGCGTGTGCCCAGGACAGAAGCGGACCTCCATTTCCTCCTCTCCGAACGTCACCGTGTCGCCGCCCTCGAGCCACCGGTCCGGCGTGAACGCGGCCAGCGGCGGAAATCCGAACATGCGGCCCTGCTGCGGGAGCTGGTCGATCCAGAAGGCGTCCTCGCGCTGCGGGCCTTCCACCGGAACGGAAAGCCGCCTTGCCAGTTCCACCGTGCCCCCGCAGTGATCGATGTGTCCGTGCGTGAGCAGGATCTTCTCTGCGCTCGCGCCCAATTCTTCCAGTGCGGCGGCGATGCGGTCCACGTCTCCGCCCGGGTCGACGATGGCCGCCTTGCCGGTGCGTTCGCACACCAGCACGGAGCAGTTCTGTTCGAAGGGAGTGACCGGGACGATGGCGACTTTCATGGGGCGGGGGAAGTGAAGGACGGGTTCGGCGACGGCCGGCGGGAACGGCGGCGGTTCAAATGAGTCCCCGGCTGGAGAGTTCCTGCTTCAGATAGGCGTAGTAGATCGGCGCGGCGATGAGCCCGGCAATGCCGAACGCCGCTTCCATCACCAGCATGGCGGTGAGCAGCTCCCATGCGCGCGCCTTGATCTGCGATCCCACGATTCGCGCATTCACGAAGTACTCGAGCTTGTGGATGAGGATCAGGAAGGCCAGCGACCCGATGGCGGCGCCGAGCGAATTGGACAGGCTCACGGTGACGATGACCGTGTTGGAGATGAGATTGCCGACCACCGGCATGAGCCCCACCAGGAAGGTGATGGCGATCATCGTCTTGGTGAAGGGCAGGTGGATGCCCAGTGCGGGCAGCACGATCGCGAGATAGATGCCGGTGAGCGTCGTGTTGAGCGCCGAGATGCGGATCTGCGCGAAGACGATGCGCCGGAACGCCATGCCCAGCCCGCGGACGCGTTCCGACATGACCATGGCGAGCGGTCCCGGGGTGCGGTCCGTTCGCACTTCGCGCACCGCCACCAGGCCGCCGATGATCAGTCCGACGAGAATGTGGGTCAGCGTGATGCCGACCTGCTTGCCGGTGGTCTGGATGAAGTCCGCGTGCGTGCGCAGCCATTCCGAGGAGGCGAGGCGCAACGCCTCGGCGTCCTCCGGCAGCCGTTCGCCGATCCAGTACGGCAGCTTGGTCCTGGCCTCGTCCAGGATGTCGGCCATCCGGGCAAGCAGCGTCGACAGGCTCCCGGCATCGCTGCGGAAGAAGGCCGTCGTCGCCAGGACGCCGATCGTGATCACGCCGCCGATGACGATCGCCAGCAGCGCCACGGCGACGATCCGGCCACGGACATCGCCGATGCGGAGGATCTGCAGCCGGGGCACGATGACGTGCACCAGTTCGGCGACAAGCAACCCCGCCAGCAGCGCGGGAAGCAGGTGAAGGGCGAGAATGGCCGCGAGTCCTGCGCCCGCAAGAATCCACGACGCTCGCTCGTAGACGGTACTCAGAGGAATGCGGGCATTCACGGTCGAGTGAAGGACGGCGGTCCGGCGGTTCCCGCACACTGACACATCGATGCCGGCAGGTGGCTTGGCAAGGGGGTCATGGTGCGGTGGGGCAGCCTGGAATCATGAGAACGGGAGAATTGTCGGATCTCAGGCCGCAGCCTTGAGCGCGAGCCCCTTCGCGAGCCGGGCCAGCCCTTCGTCCAGGCGTGCCGTGTCGGCCGCAAAACACCAGCGCACGAAACCCTCGCCTTCCGGACCGAACGCGATGCCGGGCGCGAGGCCCAGTCCCGCTTCGGCCACCAGGCGTTTGCAGAACGAAAGGCTGTCGTGCATGCCCGCGACCTTGAAGAAGGCATACATGGCGCCCCCGGGAACCGCGGTCTCGATGCCCGGAAGCGCACGCAGCCCGGCCACCAGGTGGTCGCGGGCCCGCCGGAAGCGCGCCTGCGTGCGCGCGATCACTTCCTCCCCGTCGCGCACGGCCACCACGCCGGCACGCTGGATGAAGCCGGGCGCGCAGGACGTGTTGTACTCGATCAGCTTGGCGATCTCCTCGATGAGCAGGGGAGGCGCCACGATCCAGCCCAGCCGGAAGCCGGTCATGAGCCAGGACTTGGAGAAGGTGTTCGTGCTCACCACGCGATCGTCGGCCTGCGCGATATCCAGGAAGGAGGGCGCGACGGGCTCCCACTCGTCCTGTCCGTTACCGTAATACAGGCGCTCGTAGGCATCGTCCGCGAGGATCCAGATGCCGTGCCGTCGGCAGTGGGCGAGGATCGCTTCCTGCGACGCGCGGTCGATGGTCCATCCCGTCGGGTTGTTGGGGGAGTTGAGGTACAGCATCCGCGTGCCGGGCGTGAGCGTGGCAAGAAGACGTTCCACGTCCAGGGTCCAGCCGTCCGGCGAGAAGGTGAGCGGGAAGGTGACTGCCTCCGCGCCCATGATCTTGGGAATCTCCACCAGGTTCGGCCACATGGGGGTGACGATCACGGTGCGGTCGCCCGGTCCCACGAGTGCCTGGGTGACCAGCATCAAGGCCGACATGCCGGAGTTGGTGACCGAGATCTCGTCCATGCCGGTCCGGCGGTGGAGGCGGGAGACATAGGCAGCCAGCGTCTCCCGCAATTCCGGGATGCCGAGGTTCTGCGTATAGAAGGTGTCCCCGGCCTGCAGGGCGTCGATCGCCGCCTGGCGGATGAACTGGGGTGTCACTTCGTCCGGCTCGCCGAACCAGAACGGCAGGACGTCGGAGCGGCCCATGCCGGCATTCGCGACCTCGCGGATCTTGGAATTGCGCAGTGCCAGGACGGCGGGGCGTGCGGTCAGGGGGAAGCTCATGGCAGGCACGGGCGGGAAGCGGAAGGCCCGGATTGTCGCATGATCGAATTCGCGTTCGTCGCGGGCTGCGGCCATGGGGTGCAAGGCGGCCGGGAAGGTGCGCAAACCGGCCCTCGGAATGGCGCGAATGCGCTCAGCGCATCGCACTTGCGCTAGCATCCGCATTCCTTCGGAGGAAACGCAGCCATGAGCACCCCACAATTCTCGAATCTCATCGCCGGCGAGTGGATCGCGGGCGCGACCGTCACGCGCAACATCAATCCGTCCGACACCTCGGACGTCATCGGGGAATACGCGCAGGCGGACGCCGCCCAGACCGAGCGCGCGATCGCCGCCGCCCGTGCCGCATTTCCGGCGTGGTCCTCGTTCAACACGCAGGCCCGCGCGGACATCCTTGAGAAGGCGGGTCTGGAAATCATCGCGCGCAAGGACGAGCTGGGCCAGCTGCTGTCGCGCGAGGAAGGCAAGACATTGGCGGAAGGCGTGGGCGAGGTGGTCCGCGCAGGCAACGTGTTCAAGTTCTTCGCCGGCGAGGTGCTGCGGCGCTCCGGCGAACTGATCTCCTCCGTGCGTCCGGGCGTGGACGTGGAGATCACGCGCGAGCCGCTGGGTGTGGTGGGCATCATCGCCCCCTGGAATTTCCCGTCGGCCATTCCGGCCTGGAAGGTGGCACCCGCGCTGGCGCACGGCAACTGCGTCGTGTTCAAGCCGGCCGATCTTGTGCCCGGTTCTTCCTGGGCCATCGCCGACATCCTGCACCGTGCCGGTGTCCCGGCGGGCGCGTTCAATCTCTGCATGGGCCGCGGGTCCGTGGTCGGCGAGGCGCTCCTGGCCGACCCGCGCGTCGACGCCGTCACGTTCACGGGTTCCGTGGAGACGGGCAAGAAGGTCGCGATGAAGGCGCTGGCGACGATGAAGAAGTTCCAGCTGGAAATGGGCGGCAAGAACCCGCTGGTGGTGCTGGACGATGCGGACATCAAGACGGCCGTCGAGTGCGCCGTCAACGGCGCCTTCTTCTCGACGGGCCAGCGCTGCACGGCTTCGTCCCGGCTCATCGTGACCAAGGGCATCCACGACCAGTTCGTGGCCGCGATGGTGGAACGCCTCAAGGGACTGGTCGTCGACAATGCGCTCAAGTCCGGAACGCACATCGGCCCGGTGGTGGACCAGAGCCAGCTGAACCAGGATCTGTACTACATCGACGAAGGCAAGAAGGGCGGGGCGAAGCTCGCCTTCGGCGGCAATCTGCTCAAGCGCGAGACGCAGGGCTTCTACCTGGAGCCGGCGCTCTTCACGGAAACCGACAACAGCATGCGGATCAACCGCGAGGAAGTCTTCGGCCCGGTCGCCACGGTCATTGCCGTCAACGACTACGACGAAGCGCTGGCCGTGGCGAACGACACGCCGTTCGGTCTGAGTTCCGGCATCTGCACGCGCTCGCTCAAGTACGCATCGCACTTCCGCAAGATGAGCCAGGCGGGCATGGTCATGGTGAACCTGCCGACCGCCGGCGTGGACTATCACGTGCCGTTCGGCGGCCGGAAGGGATCGAGCTACGGACCGCGGGAGCAGGGCCGCTACGCGCAGGAGTTCTTCACCACGGTCAAGACCGCCTACATCGCAGCCCAGGTCTGACCGGGTGGCCGACTTCGCGGAGGCACCGCTCACGGCGGCAGAGGCGCGGGTGCTCGGGGTGCTGGTGGAAAAGCAGTACGCCACCCCCGACGCCTACCCCCTCACGGCGAACTCGCTCCTCGCCGGATGCAATCAAAAGACGAGCCGGTTCCCGATCATGAACCTGTCCGAGTCCGAGATCGTGTCCGTGCTCGAGAACCTCAAGTACAGGACCCTCGTGATCGAGTCGTACGGGGCCTCCGGGAGGGTGCTGCGGTACGCGCACAATCTCGCCAAGGTGCTGGGGGTGGGGCAGCCGATGCTCGCGCTGCTGGCGGTGCTCATGCTGCGGGGGCCGCTCACGGCCGGCGAGCTTCGCACGATGACCGACCGTCTCTACCGGTTTCCCGACATCTCCTCGGTGGAAGCGTATCTCGAGGACATGATCACCCGGGCTGCAGTGCCCCTGGTCGTCAAGCTTTCGCGGCAGCCAGGATCCCGCGAGCAGCGCTGGGCCCATCTTCTCGCCGGACCCGTCGCCGATCTGCCGGTGGCCGGTGACGCCATGGAACGCGATGGCGATTCGAACGCGGGCGCACTGGGGGCCGAGGTTGCAGCCTTGAGGGACGAGGTGCGGGACCTGCGGGCGAGGCTCGAACGTCTCGAGCAGGCTCTGGGCGACGCCTGACGGCGGTTCAGTAGGCGCGGTCGGTGCCGACGGACCGGATCCGGATCGCCGCCTCGTAGAGCGATTCGCCCGTGTCGCGGCGCCAGGGCTGACCGGCGAGATACAGACTCGTGTCGTGTTCCGGATCGGCCCGCGCGCGTCCGGCACGGCGTTCCAGGTGGAACGACACCAGCGCCGGTGCAACATCGGGATAGCGGTCGTGGAGGTAGAGGGCCAGATACGCATCGGCGAGGATCTCCCGCCACAGCACCCGCCGCGGAGATGCAGAGAGCTGGGTGGCGCCCGCCACGGTCGACTGGGCGGTCAGGCCGCTCAGCGAACCGCTGTCGTTGCTGATGTTGCCGGCTTCGGATTGGGCGACGTAACTGTCTTCGCAGTGCCCCAGTTCGTGGGCGAACAGCGCCTCCATGTACGGCCGGCGAACGGCTGGTTCCAGCTGCTGCAGCGTGTCGACCAGGTAGGCCGACGTCTTCAGCACCGAGATGCGGCAATGGCGGCTTTCATAGGTGGCGATCATGGCGATGGTGACGGCCGGATCGGTGACCACCTCCAGGCGGGCGCTCCAGCCCTGGGGTGCGAAGGCCGCCAGCGCCGTGGAGAACGCTTCTTCCAGGCCGCCCGCCCGGCTCGGCGAGGCGCTGACGAGCATGGCGGCCATGCATGCCGCGAGCAGCGTCCCGATGAATGCCGATGCAGTCCTCGGTTCGCCCGGGGGGCGGACGCGAATCCTGCGGCAGATCTGGTTGCACAACGACATCATCGATGGAGACTCCCTCGTTCCCGCTGCGAGGGGTGGACGACGGATCACGGTCCGCAGCCGGCGGCCCCGCCGGCTTGCAGGTGGAACCTGGTTAGCCCGGTGGCTTTGCGTCCCCGGCTTTCACCGGGTTTGCCCCATGCAGAAATGCGCCCGGCCTCGTTGCCGCATCGCGGTCACCCGGCTGACGCATAGTGACTTAGCGGCTGGAGACGGCCGGACTTGAGTGCTCATTTCTTCGCGCGCGGCCGGTCGAGCCGCCCAGGAAATGCAGAATGTCGCCGCGCCACGACGAAAGAAGGGGCTTTTCGCAACATTTCGGCACCAATCTTGCGCATCCTCTTCTCCCGGCCCTGCCGCTGTCGTATCTTGCCGGCGCCGGTGAATCGCCATGGAGACTCGTCGTGATCATTCGCGGTATGCCCGTCCGTTACCTGGCCGCTGGGCTGGCCCTCTTCGCCGCATCCGCCCGCGCGGATATTTCCCTGTACTTCAACGACTTTCAGGCGTCCGTCGGCTCGCAATGGACGTCCACCTCGCCTTACGCCTGGGGTCAGCAGAGCACGCCGTCCCCGGATGACGGCAGCCGCAAGTTCCTGGGTTATTTCGGCGGCAACGATGTCGTCACGCTGACGGTTGCCGACATTCCCGACGAGGTGACGACGCTCAAGCTGGAATTCGACGCGTACCTGATGTGGTCCTGGGATGGCAACGACTCGCGGCCGGTCAACGACGTGTTGCGCGGGCCGGACGTCTTCGGGTTCCGGTACGGGGCAGGCGGCACCCCGGAAACGGAGTCGTCCTGGACCTTCAGCCACGGCAACGGCGATCTGAGTCTGCAGACGTACTGCGACGTGCTGTCGAGCCCGTGTCTTCCCACGACCGGTGCGCAGGAGCGTTACACCCTCGGCTACCGCTTCGAGATCCTGCCCACCGAGGAAGATGTCGGATCGACCCAGGCAGCACCCATGGATTCGGTCTATCACTTCGTCTGGGAAGGAGCGCGTACCGGATCCACGGCGGCCTTCAGCTTCTACAGCAACGGGCTCCAGGTGCGCAGCGACCTGGAGTTTCCGTATCTGGACGAGGCCTGGGGGCTGGACAACGTGCGTCTCACGGCGGCGATCCCCGAGCCGGAGACGTGGGCCCTCGTCGCAGCGGGCATCGCGCTGCTGGCAGCGGGACGGAGGCTGCGTACCCGGATGGCATAATCCACAAGGGTGACGATTCCCGGGGCGGCCGCTGAGGCGGGGCGCACCGCGGATCGTCGGACACGCGGCGCCACGTCGCATCACGATGCCGTCTCGCAGGCTCCTCCCGCATCCGTGCGATCGCAACGCCGAACTGTACCTCCCCCCAGCGAGTCGCTGAGCCGGC
This region of Betaproteobacteria bacterium genomic DNA includes:
- a CDS encoding threonine dehydratase, with the protein product MRLPTLDQLQKSADIVYRSMQPTPQYSWPLLSARVGTEVWVKHENHTPVGAFKVRGGLVYFHELVQAGTRPAGVISATRGNHGQSIAFAARQHDIPVTIVVPLGNSREKNEAMRALGARLVEHGNDFQEAREHAQVLADAERLHMVSSFHPFLVRGVASYSLELLHAVPNLDVLYVPIGLGSGICGAVAAREALGRTTEIVGVCSTEAPAYARSFEYKECVERPAKTQIADGLACRVPEKSALETIWQHVARIVEVTDEEIADAMRLVFSTTHNVAEGAGAAAVAAAMKERHELVGRKVGVVLSGENVDREAYARVLAG
- a CDS encoding MBL fold metallo-hydrolase, which encodes MKVAIVPVTPFEQNCSVLVCERTGKAAIVDPGGDVDRIAAALEELGASAEKILLTHGHIDHCGGTVELARRLSVPVEGPQREDAFWIDQLPQQGRMFGFPPLAAFTPDRWLEGGDTVTFGEEEMEVRFCPGHTPGHVIFFHRAARVAFVGDVLFAGSIGRTDFPRGDMDTLLDSITGQLWPLGDDVTFVPGHGPTSTFGEERKSNPFVSDTALRGRR
- a CDS encoding AI-2E family transporter produces the protein MNARIPLSTVYERASWILAGAGLAAILALHLLPALLAGLLVAELVHVIVPRLQILRIGDVRGRIVAVALLAIVIGGVITIGVLATTAFFRSDAGSLSTLLARMADILDEARTKLPYWIGERLPEDAEALRLASSEWLRTHADFIQTTGKQVGITLTHILVGLIIGGLVAVREVRTDRTPGPLAMVMSERVRGLGMAFRRIVFAQIRISALNTTLTGIYLAIVLPALGIHLPFTKTMIAITFLVGLMPVVGNLISNTVIVTVSLSNSLGAAIGSLAFLILIHKLEYFVNARIVGSQIKARAWELLTAMLVMEAAFGIAGLIAAPIYYAYLKQELSSRGLI
- a CDS encoding pyridoxal phosphate-dependent aminotransferase: MAAARDEREFDHATIRAFRFPPVPAMSFPLTARPAVLALRNSKIREVANAGMGRSDVLPFWFGEPDEVTPQFIRQAAIDALQAGDTFYTQNLGIPELRETLAAYVSRLHRRTGMDEISVTNSGMSALMLVTQALVGPGDRTVIVTPMWPNLVEIPKIMGAEAVTFPLTFSPDGWTLDVERLLATLTPGTRMLYLNSPNNPTGWTIDRASQEAILAHCRRHGIWILADDAYERLYYGNGQDEWEPVAPSFLDIAQADDRVVSTNTFSKSWLMTGFRLGWIVAPPLLIEEIAKLIEYNTSCAPGFIQRAGVVAVRDGEEVIARTQARFRRARDHLVAGLRALPGIETAVPGGAMYAFFKVAGMHDSLSFCKRLVAEAGLGLAPGIAFGPEGEGFVRWCFAADTARLDEGLARLAKGLALKAAA
- a CDS encoding aldehyde dehydrogenase family protein — protein: MSTPQFSNLIAGEWIAGATVTRNINPSDTSDVIGEYAQADAAQTERAIAAARAAFPAWSSFNTQARADILEKAGLEIIARKDELGQLLSREEGKTLAEGVGEVVRAGNVFKFFAGEVLRRSGELISSVRPGVDVEITREPLGVVGIIAPWNFPSAIPAWKVAPALAHGNCVVFKPADLVPGSSWAIADILHRAGVPAGAFNLCMGRGSVVGEALLADPRVDAVTFTGSVETGKKVAMKALATMKKFQLEMGGKNPLVVLDDADIKTAVECAVNGAFFSTGQRCTASSRLIVTKGIHDQFVAAMVERLKGLVVDNALKSGTHIGPVVDQSQLNQDLYYIDEGKKGGAKLAFGGNLLKRETQGFYLEPALFTETDNSMRINREEVFGPVATVIAVNDYDEALAVANDTPFGLSSGICTRSLKYASHFRKMSQAGMVMVNLPTAGVDYHVPFGGRKGSSYGPREQGRYAQEFFTTVKTAYIAAQV
- a CDS encoding DUF480 domain-containing protein; translation: MADFAEAPLTAAEARVLGVLVEKQYATPDAYPLTANSLLAGCNQKTSRFPIMNLSESEIVSVLENLKYRTLVIESYGASGRVLRYAHNLAKVLGVGQPMLALLAVLMLRGPLTAGELRTMTDRLYRFPDISSVEAYLEDMITRAAVPLVVKLSRQPGSREQRWAHLLAGPVADLPVAGDAMERDGDSNAGALGAEVAALRDEVRDLRARLERLEQALGDA